Part of the Planctomycetota bacterium genome is shown below.
CGACGACGTCCTGCGGCATCTTTACGAGACCTGGTGCGTCCGACCCGCCCGCCAGGGCAAAGGTCCGATCGGCGTGGGATATCCCGAGGACGGCATTCTCCGGGCCCTGGAAGAGGTGACGGGCGAGGCGTGGGACGATTTCTACGCCCGCTACATCCGGGGCGTCGAGGAACTGCCGTATCGGGAGGTGCTGGAGCCGGCGGGGCTGGTGCTCGATTCCCAGGTCAGCCGGTCGCCCGACCTGGGCGTGGAGCTTCGGGGAACGTCGGTCCTGAGCGTCCCCGCCGAGAGCCCCGCCGCCCGCGCGGGGCTTCAGGCGGGCGACCGCCTGGCCGCGATCAACGGCACGGCCGTCAGCCGGGCCACCCTGCGTGAGGCGCTGGCGGCGCTGCGTCCCGGCGACCCGGCCGACGTGTCCGTTCTCCGCGACGGCCGCCGGGTGGATCTGCGGGTCCCGGTCGTCCTTCGCGAGCGGACCTCCTTCCGGCTCCGCCGGGCCCCTTCGCCCACGGAGTTTCAGAAGGCGCTCCTGGAGGCCTGGTTGGGCAAGCCCGCCGACTATTGATCCGCACCGTTTTCCGGGTGAACGATGCCGACCTCCGTCGAGTTCCTGAAGGGCGACATCACGCAGGTCGCCGCGGATGCCATCGTCAACGCGGCGAACAGTCGGCTGGCCGGCGGCGGGGGGGTGGACGGAGCGATTCACCGGGCCGGCGGACCGCGAATCATGGAAGAATGCCGGAACATCGGGCACTGCCCGACCGGAAGCGCCGTGGCCACGACGGCGGGAAACCTCCCGGCCCGTTATGTCTTTCACGCCGTGGGACCCGTCTACGGGGGACGGGAAAAGGACGTCGAGCAGCTGGCGTCCTGTCACCTTCGGTGTCTGGACCTGGCGGCGGAAAAAGGCTGCCGGTCGATCGCCTTTCCGGCGATCTCGACGGGGGCCTACGGGTATCCCCTGCCGGAAGCCGCGGCGATCGCGACCGGCGCGGTCAAAGGCTGGCTCCAGCGCAACCCGGACAAGCTGGACAGGATCCTCTTCGTCCTTTTTTCGGACGACGCGTACGAGGCCTATCGCCGGGCCTGGGCGCGGCTGATGCGCTGAGACGTCATCCCGTTTTCCCGGCGCGCCATTCGTTGCGGATCTCGGACCAATCCGTCGATTCGGAGCAGTCCAGGAGCTCGTAGGCCGCTTCCAGCCGGGCCTCGAGCGCGGCTTCGGGAATGCCGAGCCGGGCGGCGGCCTCGACGTCGGAAAGGCCTTCGAGATGCCGCGCCACGATCGCTTCCCGGAAGGCGGGGCGAAGCTTCAGAACGTCGGCCAGCGTCGGCGCGCGGCGTTCCGGCCGTGGGGCCACGAGCGTCGTGAAATGGCCGGCCAGGGCGGAGCGCAGGCGCGCGTAGGCGCGCTCGCAACGGGCGTGGACGGTCACCATCGAAAGGTTCAGCCGCGCGGCCGCCTCCTTGCGCGAAAGGCCTCCCTTGTGGACAAGCTCGAGCACCTCGCGCTGCCCCGGGGGCAGCTGCTGGAGCGTGCGGGCCAGAAGGTCCCTCATCTCGCGCCGCACGAGCTCCGTCCGGGCGCCGCAGGACGTCCGCGCCAGGCTTTCCATGTCCTCCTCGGGTCGCGGGCGGCGGCGCCGGAACGACAGGTGCCGCGCGATTCCCAGAAGCCACACCGTAAGGCGCCGGGGGCGTTTGCCCTCCTTGAGCCCGTCCAGGCCGGCCAGGAGCGCGTCCTGGGCCACGTCCTCGGCGTCCGCCAGCGGCAACCCGCGCTTGACGGCGAACTCTCGGACCCGCGCGTAGTAGCGGCGGTAGAGCTCCTCGGCGGCGGCCGGGTCTCCGGACGCCCAGCGTTCGATCAGATCCTGCATGGCGGAATCCCCCTTCTTCCCAGGTTGTGCGTCCGTTCCGGCCGGAATCGACGGCGAAATGAACGCGGTCATCTCGGTTCCTGCTGCGTCGCGCAGTGGAGGGTCCCCAGGCCCCACACGAAGTCGACGCAGTGGATGCCCACGACCTCGCGGTCGGGGAAGAGTTCCGCCAGAAGCCCCAGCGCTGCGCGGTCGCGGGGATCGTTGAAGGTGGGCACGAGGACCCGACCATTGGCGATATAGAAGTTCGCGTAGCTGGCCGGGAGGCGCATTCCTTCGAAGAGGAGAGGCGCGGGCATGGGCAGGGGGATGACCTCGATCCGGCGCCCTGAGGCGTCCCGGGCGCCCTGGAGGCGTTCCCGGTTTTCCTCGAGCGGCCGGTAGTTGGGATCCTTCGGGTTGTCCTCCCGGCACAGGACCACGCGGGCCGGGCCGACGAACCGCGCCAGATCGTCCACGTGGCCGTGGGTGTCGTCGCCGGCGATCCCGCGACCCAGCCAGAGGACTTTCCGGACGCCGAGGGCCTCGGCGAAGATCCGTTCCAGGTCGTGCCGGCCCAGGCCGGGGTTGCGGCACTGGACGCGGCGCGACAGGAGGCACTCTTCCGTGGTCAGGAGCGTTCCTTCGCCGTCCGTGTCGATCGCGCCGCCCTCCATGACGACGGGGACGCCGCGGGCGGTCGCCCGGAAGGCGGGGATGCCGGCGATGCGTGCTATGGCCCGGCCCACGCGGGCGTCGCGCCGGTGGTTGGCGTATTTGGCCCAGCCGTTGAAGCGCCAGAGCACCGCGCGGCGCTCTCCGTCGGCGCGCCGGACGATCGTGGGACCGGAGTCGCGCGTCCAGGCCCGGTCGGTGGGCACGGCGTGGAACTCGACCCGGCGGAGGTTCACGCCCGCGCGGCGCAACATGCGGGCCGCGGCCGCACGGACGGTCCGACCCGGCACGAGAACGGCCACCGGTTCGCCGCGCGAGAGGTGGCGGACGATTTCGACGGTGACCCACGGAATGGGCTCGAACTTTCCGGGCCAGTCGCGTTTCTGATGGGGCCAGGCGATCCAGGTGGCCCGGTGGGGGGTCCACTCCGCGGGCATCACGAAGCCCTGCGGGCCGGGAGGTTCGTTCATGGGGCGTCGAGCAGTCTTTGGGCGATGGGCGCGTAGGCGTCCACGCGGCGGTCGCGCAGGAAGGGCCAGTGTTGCCGGACGGTTTCCTGCCGGGCGGGGTCCACTTCGGCCAGGACGATCTCCTCGCGGTCGCGGGGCGCCTCCGCGAGCACCTTGCCGAACGGATCGCAGAGGAAGGAGGAGCCCCAGAATTCCAGGCCGCCGTCCTTGGGGCCTTCGTGGCCCACGCGGTTGATCGCGGCCACGTAGACGCCGTTGGCGATGGCATGCGCGCGCTGGATGGTGCGCCACGCGTCGAGCTGCTCCTGGCCGAACCGCGCCTTTTCGCGCGGGTGCCAGCCGATGGCCGTCGGGTAGACGAGCACGAGCGCCCCCTGGAGGGCCGTCAGGCGCGCCGCCTCGGGGTACCACTGGTCCCAGCAGACGAGCGTTCCGACCCGTCCGACGCGGGTGGGGACGGCGCGGAAGCCGAGGTCGCCGGGGGTGAAGTAGAACTTCTCGTAGTAGAGCGGGTCGTCCGGGATGTGCATCTTCCGGTAGATTCCCGCCAGGGATCCGTCCGCGTCGAGGACGACGGCCGTGTTGTGATAGACGCCGGCGGCGCGGCGCTCGAAGACGGATCCCACGAGGACGACGCGGAGCTTGCGCGCCAGCGCCCCGAGGGCCCGGGTGGTGGGGCCCGGGACCGGCTCGGCGAGGGCGAAGAGGTCGTGGTCCTCGGTCTGGCAGAAGTAGAGGCTGCGGAAGAGTTCCGGCAGGCAGACGAGGGCGGCGCCCTCGCGCGCGGCGCGGCGGATCAGGCGTTCGGCGGAGGCGAGGTTCCGGGCGGGGTCGTCGGTGCAGCGCATCTGGACGAGCCCGATCGTGAACTTGCCGGCTTGGGGGGTCATGGCCGTTCGGTGGGGAGGATAGCGGAAGGGCGCGGCGGGGGCAATGAATATGGGGCGCATCGTTTATGGAGCGCGAGGCGCGCGGCCGGCGCCGAGCGGCGCGCCGCGCTTGCGCCGGAGGGGCGGTCGGCGTAGAGTAGAGCGTCGGGCGAGCCGGCGAATCAAGGAGGGCATGCCATGAGGACCCTCACCGGCGCCGCGCTCATCCTCTCCTTCGCAGGCTCTTCCGCCGCCGACGAATCGCGCCGAGCGCAGGAGCTCGCCGTGCGCAAGGCCGTGGAGGACTTCAAGGCGGCCATGCAGGAGGCCAAGGGGCTGGCGGAGAAGGTTCAGGCCCTTCGGAAGCTCGGCGACGTTCAGCCCCGCGATGCCGCGTTCGTGACGGCCATGGCCCGGTATCTGGCCCCCGGTCCCGGCGATCTCCATCACGTCCTGCCGCTGACGACGATCGAGGTGCTCGAGAAGTTCCGCGGCGTGGGGGCCGCCTCCCAGGCGCTTCTTTCGGCGCTGCCGGGATACCGGAAAAATCCGTATCTCTCCTCCCGCATCGTCGCGGCGCTCGGCCGCGTGGGCCACGAGTCGGGGCTTTCCTATTTCGAAGAAGTCATGCGGGGGAAGGATCCGGACGCGGCCGTGCAGGCGGTGTGGTCCGTGGCGTCCTTCCCGCCGGCCGCGGCCGTCGAGTGGCTCTTCCGTGAGGCCGATCGTCTCGAGAAGGCGCGCGAGAAGGGCGGCGACGACGTCAAGAAGATGTACGACAAGGTCATGCCGGAGCTCGTCAAAGCCCTGCGCAAAGCGTCGGGGGAGCCGTACACCACGCTCATGGAGATGCGCATTTGGTGGCAGAAGCGGGGCGCGGAATTCAAGGCGCGCGCGAAGGAAGCTTCCCCCGGGGCGCCGGAGGAGGGCAAGGCCTCCGCGCCCGCCCGTCCGCCCGAGGCTCTGCCGCCGGTGTTGCTCGTGGAGTTTCTCTTCCGGGAAAACGGAGGCGCTTCGACCGCCAACACCGGCTGCTCCGGCGGGCACTATCCGGCGGCGTCGCTCGTGGCGGCCAAGCCGGCCTGGAGCACCGCCGCTCCGCCCAACGGAGGCCCCGCGTCTCTGGACTGGAACGCGTCGGGCGGTCCCTTCGCGGTGGACCTCGGCTCGGGCGGGGGCGTCGAGCATCTCAAGAATCTCAAGTCCTTCACGATCGCCGGCTGGGTCAACTGCCGCAGCGAGCGGGAAGCGCCCGGGGACAGGGCGGCCCCGGCGGGGAACCGGCTGGTGACCTGGCTCAA
Proteins encoded:
- a CDS encoding O-acetyl-ADP-ribose deacetylase, encoding MPTSVEFLKGDITQVAADAIVNAANSRLAGGGGVDGAIHRAGGPRIMEECRNIGHCPTGSAVATTAGNLPARYVFHAVGPVYGGREKDVEQLASCHLRCLDLAAEKGCRSIAFPAISTGAYGYPLPEAAAIATGAVKGWLQRNPDKLDRILFVLFSDDAYEAYRRAWARLMR
- a CDS encoding agmatine deiminase family protein; translated protein: MNEPPGPQGFVMPAEWTPHRATWIAWPHQKRDWPGKFEPIPWVTVEIVRHLSRGEPVAVLVPGRTVRAAAARMLRRAGVNLRRVEFHAVPTDRAWTRDSGPTIVRRADGERRAVLWRFNGWAKYANHRRDARVGRAIARIAGIPAFRATARGVPVVMEGGAIDTDGEGTLLTTEECLLSRRVQCRNPGLGRHDLERIFAEALGVRKVLWLGRGIAGDDTHGHVDDLARFVGPARVVLCREDNPKDPNYRPLEENRERLQGARDASGRRIEVIPLPMPAPLLFEGMRLPASYANFYIANGRVLVPTFNDPRDRAALGLLAELFPDREVVGIHCVDFVWGLGTLHCATQQEPR
- a CDS encoding sigma-70 family RNA polymerase sigma factor, with translation MQDLIERWASGDPAAAEELYRRYYARVREFAVKRGLPLADAEDVAQDALLAGLDGLKEGKRPRRLTVWLLGIARHLSFRRRRPRPEEDMESLARTSCGARTELVRREMRDLLARTLQQLPPGQREVLELVHKGGLSRKEAAARLNLSMVTVHARCERAYARLRSALAGHFTTLVAPRPERRAPTLADVLKLRPAFREAIVARHLEGLSDVEAAARLGIPEAALEARLEAAYELLDCSESTDWSEIRNEWRAGKTG
- a CDS encoding LamG-like jellyroll fold domain-containing protein, with the translated sequence MRTLTGAALILSFAGSSAADESRRAQELAVRKAVEDFKAAMQEAKGLAEKVQALRKLGDVQPRDAAFVTAMARYLAPGPGDLHHVLPLTTIEVLEKFRGVGAASQALLSALPGYRKNPYLSSRIVAALGRVGHESGLSYFEEVMRGKDPDAAVQAVWSVASFPPAAAVEWLFREADRLEKAREKGGDDVKKMYDKVMPELVKALRKASGEPYTTLMEMRIWWQKRGAEFKARAKEASPGAPEEGKASAPARPPEALPPVLLVEFLFRENGGASTANTGCSGGHYPAASLVAAKPAWSTAAPPNGGPASLDWNASGGPFAVDLGSGGGVEHLKNLKSFTIAGWVNCRSEREAPGDRAAPAGNRLVTWLNHGRDGVELVHRSDGSLQLGINQWAAESKAASGPGRIPVLDDKAKDANQALNANWRFFAVTYDSTASAGHVKFYFGSASADAKPEATVDCPRGPVGARIGQTLTVGNVNLPTRSMAPDRSFKGLIDEVRIFGSVVDGSGALAPAEIIRLQDRQRERD
- a CDS encoding carbon-nitrogen hydrolase — translated: MTPQAGKFTIGLVQMRCTDDPARNLASAERLIRRAAREGAALVCLPELFRSLYFCQTEDHDLFALAEPVPGPTTRALGALARKLRVVLVGSVFERRAAGVYHNTAVVLDADGSLAGIYRKMHIPDDPLYYEKFYFTPGDLGFRAVPTRVGRVGTLVCWDQWYPEAARLTALQGALVLVYPTAIGWHPREKARFGQEQLDAWRTIQRAHAIANGVYVAAINRVGHEGPKDGGLEFWGSSFLCDPFGKVLAEAPRDREEIVLAEVDPARQETVRQHWPFLRDRRVDAYAPIAQRLLDAP